CATGGCAACGAGCAAAGGCGGACGCGAAAAGATCAAGCTGGAATCCACCGCGGGTACCGGCCACTTCTACACGACCAGCAAGAACAAGAAGACGATGCCTGAAAAGATGTCGATCATGAAGTTCGACCCGAAGGCGCGCAAGCACGTCGAATACAAGGAAATCAAGCTGAAGTAATTCGGCTCCGGTTTTCTCAATAAAAACCCGCTGCTAACCCAGCGGGTTTTTTTGTTGCCCGTCGATTTGCAATGCAAGGATGGCGGGCACAAAAAAGCCGACCCTGAGGTCGGCTTTTCATTAAGCGCGGAACCGTTAAGCGCGAGCAGCGCGCAGGCGGGTCGAGAAGTCGCGCAGACCGGCAATGCCGCTGGCTTCTGCCCGATGGCACCAAGCCGCCAGATCGGCCGCCAACTGCTCGCGCGATTGCGAGGTGTTCAGCCAGAGCTGGCGCAGCTCTTCGCGCATCGTGACCATCTTGTCGAGCACCGGGTGGGCGGCGCGGGCCTGCACGACATGCGAGCGGGCCGAAGCAGGCACCTTGTCGTCGTCGCGGTGCAGCCAGCGCTTGGCTGCCTTGAGCACCGACAGGTCGGCACCCTTGGTCTTCAACGCATCCAGCTCCTGGCTGGTGGCACGGCGCATTTCGCGCGCATAACCGGCCATGACTTCGTAGCGGTTGGCGATGACGGCCTCGAGCGTCTTCTCGTTGGCCACAGGCTGGATGTCGCCCATCAGCATCTTCGGTGGCACCTTCTTGACCTTGGCCCAGCCGAGCTTCTGGAACGCCTGGATGTAGATCCAGCCGATGTCAAACTCGTACTTCTTGACCGAGAACTTGGCCGAAGTCGGGTAGGTGTGGTGGTTGTTGTGCAGCTCTTCGCCACCGATGATCAGGCCCCAGGGCATGATGTTGCGGCTGGCGTCGGGCGCCTCGAAGTTGCGATAGCCCCAGTAGTGACCAATGCCGTTGATAACGCCGGCAGCGGTGATGGGGATCCAGAGCATCTGCACAGCCCACACGGCCATGCCGAGCGTGCCGAACAGCGCCAGGTTGATCACCAGCATCAGGCCCACGCCTTGCCAGCTGTAGCGCGAATACAGGTTGCGCTCGATCCAGTCATCGGGCGTGCCGTGACCG
This is a stretch of genomic DNA from Variovorax paradoxus. It encodes these proteins:
- the rpmG gene encoding 50S ribosomal protein L33, encoding MATSKGGREKIKLESTAGTGHFYTTSKNKKTMPEKMSIMKFDPKARKHVEYKEIKLK
- a CDS encoding DesA family fatty acid desaturase translates to MLLPDSAVLNAAIQWLGHGLWDIAWWQVVLYTLVTTHITIAAVTIFLHRTQTHRAMDLGPIPSHFFRFWLWLGTGMVTKEWVAIHRKHHAKCETQDDPHSPQVKGIDEVLWRGAELYRAESKNKETMERYGHGTPDDWIERNLYSRYSWQGVGLMLVINLALFGTLGMAVWAVQMLWIPITAAGVINGIGHYWGYRNFEAPDASRNIMPWGLIIGGEELHNNHHTYPTSAKFSVKKYEFDIGWIYIQAFQKLGWAKVKKVPPKMLMGDIQPVANEKTLEAVIANRYEVMAGYAREMRRATSQELDALKTKGADLSVLKAAKRWLHRDDDKVPASARSHVVQARAAHPVLDKMVTMREELRQLWLNTSQSREQLAADLAAWCHRAEASGIAGLRDFSTRLRAARA